The genomic segment TGGTGGGGGAGGTGTCCCTCGATCCGGCCCTCGTGCGGGAAGGGGAAACGCCCCGCTCGCCCGGCGTCAAGTACACCCATTACGCGCCGGCGGGGGAAATGACGCTGGTGGCCGGAGCCCCTGAGGAGGCGGCGCGCCGCATTCAGCGCCTCGCCGACGAGGCGGCCCGGCGCGGCGAGCGGGTCGGCATTCTGACCACCGAAGACGGCCGGCACCGGTACCGCGGCCCGCATGTCGTGGTGCCCTGCGGCCGGCGCGACGATTTGGCCAGCGTGGCGGCTGGCCTCTACGCGGCGCTGCGGCGCTTTGACCAAGAAGGGGTGACGCGGATCTACGCGGAGACGTTTCCGGAGGTGGGCATCGGCGCGGCGCTGATGAACCGCCTGCGCAAGGCTGCGGGCGGACGCATCGTGCCGGGCGACTCCGCCTAGGGGATGCGCAGGTCTAACCCCTTCCCCGCGCGCATAAGGCTGGAAAAGCGGGGGAGGGGTTGAGGTTGTGGGAAACCTCCGGGCAATGGGGGCAACTGCTCACCTGGTGGCTGCTGGCCGTCGCCCTTGGGCTGGACGCCTTTTCGCTCTGCGTGGGCATCGGGCTTGCGGGCATCCGCCTGCGCCAGGTGATGCGCGTGAGCGGAACGATCGGTGCCTTTCACGTGATGATGCCGCTCATCGGCGTCGCGCTGGGCCAGGTGCTGGTGCCCTTTGTCGGCAGCCTGGCCACGCTGCTTGGCGGGCTTTTGCTCTCGTTTCTGGGCCTGCACATGCTGTGGCACGCCAGCCGCGGACACGCCCAGCCGACGGGCGTGTATCTGAGCGGAACCGGCCTCCTGCTCTTTGCGCTGACGGTCAGCCTGGATGCCCTCTCCGTTGGATTCTCCCTCGGGCTGCTTGCGGGGAGCGCCGCCTTGGCCGTTGCCCTGTTCGGCCTGATGGGCTTTTTGATGGCGGGGTTTGGCCTGTTGGTCGGGCGCCGCGTGGGGCGCTGGCTG from the Calditerricola satsumensis genome contains:
- a CDS encoding manganese efflux pump MntP; protein product: MWETSGQWGQLLTWWLLAVALGLDAFSLCVGIGLAGIRLRQVMRVSGTIGAFHVMMPLIGVALGQVLVPFVGSLATLLGGLLLSFLGLHMLWHASRGHAQPTGVYLSGTGLLLFALTVSLDALSVGFSLGLLAGSAALAVALFGLMGFLMAGFGLLVGRRVGRWLGEYSEAFGGLILVAFGFKLIVGG